DNA from Roseimicrobium sp. ORNL1:
TCCTCGCCTGGTTGCCCATGGGTTCGCTCTTCTACGCCGACTCAGCCTACTTTGGCTATGGGATGATACTCGTCCTTCTCATCTGGGCATGTTCGCTGCCCGTGTTCGGAGTCCTGGCAGGCATCGCAACCCTCGTTGAGGTGACAAGGGTGCGCAATCGACTCCGTGCTGCATGGTGGAGGCCGCTCGCGTGGGCGGTCATGTCCGCGCTCTACTGGCTGATTTTCACCGGGTACATTCCGCTGCTTTCTATAGTGAGGAATTAGTCCATTTCGGGCAGTTCATGGACGATCTGTGGGATGGGGTTCCAATTCCCAATGGCGCACCAGTATCCGGAGGGACTATCGCCTGGGTGATACCTTCTACTACAATGTTGACGGCACTCGCGAACCACAAGTGCCGGACGTCAGCGCAGAGGAGTCCGCAGAATTGTTGCGTCATCGATGCTTTATCATCAGCGCGGTGGCGGATGACGATCTCTATCCCTATGCTTCCAGTATAATAGGCTGACACCTTCATGACAGCTTGCGTATGAGCATTGATTTCGTTGTGCATTCACGCGGATAATGCAGCAGTCCTGCCAATGCCAACCGCTGACTCCATCCGCCAATTCACGACAACTCTGACAATGGCCATGCCGGTCCTATGTCTAGCCGCCTTTGGCTTGTCATGGGCCATGACTCCGCCTGGTCGCCGCCATCTGGTGGGCATTTATGTGGTTGTCGGGTTCCTCTGCGGCACGATTGGTATGGGAGTCCAACCAATTCAACCTGGAGGTTGGAATTATCAGTACCTCTTCGCTCCCTTTCTGTTCTCGAAGTGGTTTTTCATCGGGTACGTGATTTCATGGGCATTTGGAACCTACTTCAACCGTGCGGATCCCAAGCCAGAGCAGTCCATCTCGATCTTACTGCTCGTCATCGGCACTGCGCCGCTGGCGCTGACATGGATGGACGTCACCTACGCAACGAATGCCTTCAGCAAGGACCGGAATTACTGGGAGAACCTCTTCGCAGCAGAATCTCCCAGTGAGGAAATGCTTCAAGATGCTGGCAACCACCTCTCCTCCGCAGGGAGGGAAAGGATATCCTGGCACCTTCAATATCGCATGGATGACCTTCGTGCGCCTGTGGTCATGAGATTGCGTGAGCTTGGGTTTGGGATGTTGCAATCGAGACATATCCCCCAGGAAGTAATCGACGCCGTGATTTCCGAGGCACGGTCGGAACACGAAAAGAACCCGTGGAAGACCAATTTCCGCAACCTCGGCAGCCTAGCATCGAACCCCGCCATCAGCGAAAAGACATTTCAGGAATTGGCCTCGATAGGTGACTACATGGTGGTGAACGACCTCATCCGAAATCCATCCAACGACGCGGCGCGCATGGAATGGTTGCGGACGAAAATTGAGACGCGGGTTGCTGAAGCCAAACCGACAAATGATTCCGAGAAATGGGAGGTGGATCGACTTCGGGAGAAAGTCGCCGCCCTCGATAAGTGGGTACAGATCCGAAAGAAGCGCAATTGGAGGCCCTAAAGAAGCCTCGTCTGCAATGTCTCACTCCGTCTGGGTGCGTGCGCCCGGCGAGCGGGAATTGTAATAGTTTACCACTCCTGCGTACAAGCCCTCATTTAGAGGAGAACGGCCCAGTGTTTTTGCTAAACATTTACAAAACACCCTGCTAATCTCGCGTACGACTCAAACGTACACCAAACAGTCATGAATGCGTTTCCCAAATCGATTGTGCAGCCGCTTCGCTCCCGCATTGCCCGTGTCGTAATGACCGCGTTCGTTTGGGGCATTGCCGCAACGTTCACCCAAGCCCAGGAATCCACCGGTGGTCGTCCTGACCTGCTGACCAATGCGGGTTTCGAAAGCGGGCAGGAAGGCTGGGCGTTCAACTGCCACAAGGATAAGGGCAAGGTAGCCGTGGACAAGGAGGTGAAGCGCACGGGTGAGGCGAGCATCCGGATCGAAAATTCCGGTGGTGATGACAGCTTCTTGAAGCAAGCGGTGAAAGTGAAACCCAAGACGCGCTACCGTCTCTCCGGCTATATCAAAACGAAGGACGTGGAAGTGAAGGGCGGGCAGGCCGCCACGCTTGCTCTGGAAGGTGGCTTCGAGTCCACGGAATCCGCGAAAGGAACAGGCTCGTGGAAGAAATTTGATTTCGAGTTCGACTCCGGCACGCTGGACACCGTCAAGGTCGGCCCCCGTCTCGGAGGCCACTCCAGCGCGGCGATGGGCACGGCGTGGTATGATGACTTGAAGTTGATTGAGCTGGGGCCTTCGCGGAATCGCTAGACATCTGACCTGCCATGTCAAAACATGCGAAATGAGTGGACGGTTTGAAGCCATAGGAGGAGCAAGGATCGGATGGTTGAATGCAACCTGG
Protein-coding regions in this window:
- a CDS encoding carbohydrate binding domain-containing protein, translated to MNAFPKSIVQPLRSRIARVVMTAFVWGIAATFTQAQESTGGRPDLLTNAGFESGQEGWAFNCHKDKGKVAVDKEVKRTGEASIRIENSGGDDSFLKQAVKVKPKTRYRLSGYIKTKDVEVKGGQAATLALEGGFESTESAKGTGSWKKFDFEFDSGTLDTVKVGPRLGGHSSAAMGTAWYDDLKLIELGPSRNR